The Bacteroidota bacterium genome includes a region encoding these proteins:
- a CDS encoding DUF3987 domain-containing protein: MKIFIFYLTFLNRPPITDIPEPIKPKYIILFIPAKSSASAMLSQLEQNDGTGIIFNTEADAAGNALKQDWGNYSEMLRKAWHHEAISCLRRAEMQFSEVPEPRLSVLLSGTPSQVNGIIKSAEDGLLSRILFYAFAGKPEWIDVSPEGNKTNLTQHYKQMGRKLKDIYDYYNQNPTGFDLNADQWNQLNKLCEQRLKEVHALFDEDATSVVKRLGVIWFRMAMILTCIRNYEEKNKTCELLCSVTDFNTAQELFEIFLKHSKLVYSNLSKVSNTLNPMKQRFYDRLPVIWFTSKEAYSIAKEFNLENRTVRKYLKEFCDIKLVEKGKIGNYRKLLMPTMPSMPG; the protein is encoded by the coding sequence ATGAAAATATTTATTTTTTACCTTACTTTCCTTAATCGACCACCTATCACGGATATACCCGAGCCAATCAAACCCAAGTATATAATTTTATTTATACCCGCCAAAAGCAGTGCTTCTGCAATGCTTTCTCAATTAGAACAAAACGATGGCACCGGAATTATATTTAATACCGAAGCCGATGCAGCCGGAAACGCACTTAAACAAGATTGGGGGAATTATTCTGAAATGTTGAGGAAAGCATGGCATCACGAAGCGATAAGTTGCCTTAGAAGGGCTGAAATGCAGTTTTCAGAGGTTCCCGAGCCACGTTTAAGCGTTCTTTTATCTGGAACGCCATCACAGGTAAACGGAATCATTAAATCAGCTGAGGATGGTTTACTGAGTAGAATATTGTTTTATGCTTTCGCAGGAAAACCGGAATGGATTGATGTTTCACCCGAAGGCAATAAAACCAACCTAACCCAACATTACAAGCAAATGGGAAGAAAGCTAAAAGATATTTATGATTATTATAATCAAAACCCCACTGGATTTGACCTTAATGCCGATCAATGGAACCAACTAAATAAATTATGTGAGCAACGCCTTAAGGAGGTTCATGCCTTGTTTGATGAAGACGCGACCAGTGTAGTTAAAAGATTGGGGGTAATTTGGTTCAGAATGGCTATGATTCTGACCTGCATCAGGAATTACGAAGAAAAAAACAAAACCTGCGAATTGCTTTGCTCCGTGACTGATTTTAATACGGCACAAGAATTATTTGAAATATTCCTGAAACACTCAAAATTGGTTTACAGCAATCTTTCAAAGGTTTCAAATACTCTAAACCCCATGAAACAAAGGTTTTACGATAGATTACCTGTCATTTGGTTTACAAGTAAAGAAGCCTATTCAATAGCTAAAGAATTTAATTTGGAAAACAGGACGGTAAGGAAATACCTTAAGGAATTTTGTGATATCAAACTGGTTGAAAAGGGAAAAATCGGAAATTATAGGAAGTTACTGATGCCAACCATGCCAAGTATGCCGGGATGA